In one Candidatus Hepatincola sp. Av genomic region, the following are encoded:
- the atpG gene encoding ATP synthase gamma chain translates to MPSLRDIKKRINNVGVIEKITQSMKVISTTRLAVAKETRYNNTKYFSTAKVVTKKIFDFYKTSKNLSTFSSELFIEKDKYINTMIIFIASDRGLCGAYNSNVFRQVATKVLNIGYDYTTLVPIGAKSLAFSNNMGKTQAIKGVSSNLKDLQDYELPLLAYQITQLVKDKTVDSIQIVYTKSLSVLEQVVLTKLLLPILPKKTAMEAEKVAKKHPETPINLESQQINTDVETAGYNIEELFYRYILANLEDKLAHAQVAEHASRLNAMDTANSNSKDLKDSLNLEYNKTRQNVITRELIEIISGAESI, encoded by the coding sequence ATGCCTAGTTTAAGAGATATAAAAAAACGGATAAATAACGTTGGTGTAATTGAAAAAATTACCCAGTCTATGAAAGTTATATCTACTACTCGTTTAGCAGTAGCTAAGGAGACTCGTTATAATAATACTAAGTATTTTAGTACGGCTAAAGTGGTAACCAAGAAAATTTTTGACTTTTATAAAACCTCTAAGAATTTATCTACTTTTTCTTCAGAATTATTTATAGAAAAAGATAAATATATAAATACTATGATAATATTTATAGCCTCAGATAGAGGCTTATGTGGTGCTTATAATTCTAATGTATTTCGGCAAGTTGCTACTAAAGTATTGAATATAGGTTATGACTATACCACATTAGTACCAATAGGGGCAAAGTCCTTAGCTTTTAGTAATAATATGGGGAAAACTCAAGCTATAAAGGGCGTAAGTTCTAATTTAAAAGATCTGCAAGATTACGAATTACCTTTATTAGCTTACCAAATTACACAGTTAGTAAAGGATAAAACTGTAGATTCTATTCAAATTGTTTATACTAAATCTTTATCTGTATTAGAACAAGTAGTGTTAACTAAATTACTATTACCTATTCTACCAAAGAAAACAGCTATGGAAGCTGAAAAAGTGGCTAAAAAACACCCTGAAACTCCAATAAACTTAGAGAGCCAACAAATAAATACAGATGTAGAAACAGCTGGATACAATATTGAAGAATTATTTTATAGGTATATTCTAGCTAATTTAGAAGATAAACTAGCTCATGCTCAGGTAGCAGAACATGCTAGTAGATTAAATGCTATGGATACAGCCAATTCCAACTCTAAGGATTTAAAAGATTCATTAAATCTTGAATATAATAAAACAAGACAAAATGTTATTACTAGAGAATTAATAGAAATTATATCAGGTGCCGAATCAATTTAA